GGTGTTTACCAACAATTTCGGCTATACTTACGCTCAACGTCCAGATCGGGCAGAGGCGATCGCACGCAATGGCAAGGGTCAAATAAGTTTAGCTCTTCCTGAGAATAGTTCTCAGCTATACATTGATCCTTATAATTTACAAGCGAAACGCGACTACTATCAAATGATACAAGAAGTAGTCCGCCGCCGCCCCGATGGAATCCTCTTTGACTATGTACGCTATCCGCGACAAGCCGGAAGTAATTCTATTGCTACGAAGGTTTCTGATTTATGGGTATTTAGTCCAGCCACTCAACAAGCTTTATTTAACCGCGCCCAGAATAACAAAGGAAGAGAACTAATTCGGCGTTTTTTGGGTAAGGGATACGTCACAGCCGGGGATATCAACGCCATCGATCAGCTTCACCCTCAAGAAAGCGAACCCATGTGGCAAGGTCGGATTCCGCAGCCAGAGCAAAAATCAATCCTCTCTGCAACTGAGAGACAACCACTGTTGCAAGTACAATTGTGGCAACTAGCAGTTGCTCACGCTATGCAAGGGATTTTAGATTTTGTGGCCTTAGCTGCTTACCCAGCCCAGCAACAAGGAATACCCTCCGGGGCGGTGTTTTTTCCTGATGGTAATCAAGCTATCGGAAGGGGCTATGATTCCCGCTTGCAACCTTGGGATAGGTTCCCTAATTCTTTAGAATGGCATCCCATGTCTTATTCGACTTGTGGTAATGCCAGCTGCATTGTACAGGAAGTACAACGAGTTTTGAAAGCTGCACAACCAGGAACAAAAGTTATTCCAGCTTTAGCCGGAAGTTGGGGAAAATCGGTGAGTAATCGTCCATCACTAGAAGCGCAAATGCAAGCACTGCGCCAAGCTACCCCCCAAATCACGGGAGTCAGCCATTTTGCTTATTCTTGGCAATTCCCAGAACATGATAGCGATCGCAAATTCTGCCGAGTTCGCTTAAAGTAGAGAAACAAGAGGCGTAGGGGAAGATTTTGCCTTCCTCTTATCCTTGATTAGAACTGGTTGCTGAAATTTGTTCCAACCAAGCAGTTAAATCTTCTACCGAGGAAAAATCCAGCAGCGCCACAGATAAATCTTCCAACTGAGTCAGCGATAACTGCTGAACCTGTGCTTCTAACTCAGGAGTCAGCGTACCAACTCGCCTTGGAAGTTGGCGCATAACTAAAGATAGTGTTGCTTTCTCCATTCCTTCTTCCATCCAACTTGTAACTATTTGCATAACTTCCTCCTGTTGTCTTGGTTCTATGGTAGCAATATCGTCTTCTAACAGTTTTTGCTCTTGGGGACTGAGGCGCAAATAGGTATCAATAAAACCAGAAATTAACCGCATTCTAGCTGGGTCTAATTTTAACGTCGCCAACAGACGCAAACATTCAAACTTGACTTGACGGCGTTCTGCTGGTGCAATGTTCATTTTTGCCATTAATGCAGTAGCCACGGGATTTTGTTGACGCAGAAAATCTCGCCAGTTCAGTTGATTTAGCTGAATCACATCATAGTTGAATTGTAAAATAACTTTGTGAGGAAATGCGATTTCATGTACATTTGTTTCCGGCGTTTTCGGAGAATCGTAAGATAATAAAACTACCGGATACACAGGTATATCGAATTTTTCATACAACCGGGAGAAGTAGCGAAACATTCGCTTATCAAAACTTGGTTGCTTAGAAGATTGGTTTTCGACGTGAATCAAAAAGCAAGAATCTTGACCCAAAAATTTAACTTTAACAATTAAATCGGCTTCGTATCTTTCTCCAGCCGTGACATCAGTGAAAACTTCCTTATCTAAGAATTCTATAGAATCTTGTTCCAGATAAGTTAGCACTTCCGGTAAGAACAATTCTAGAAACTCTACAAAAAAAGTAGTCAGAAGTTCCTTAAATAAACGATCATGATCAATCATTAGATTATCTAAATTAAGACTTACGCAAAAAACCTCTCAAATTCTGAATATGAAATGCCAAAATTACACCTCTTAAACTCTTCCTCTCTGTGCCACCCTGCGGGAAAGCTTTCAGCTAACTGCGCCTCTGCGTGATACAAATTCATATTGTCAATAAACAACGCCAATTATTTAGTCTCCATCCAATTATCACCGGCGCGGACATCTACCAGTAACGGGACACTCAAAGATACAGCATTTTCCATGACTGACTTAATTTGTGGTTGCAATTCTTCCCACTTCTGCGGAGGAACTTCAAACACCAATTCATCGTGAACTTGTAATAACAATCGTGCTTCATATTTCGGCAAAACTTCGTGCAGCCTAATCATGGCAATCTTGATAATATCAGCACTCGAACCTTGAATTGGGGCATTAGCCGCAGAACGTAGTAAACCCGCATCGTAAGCACCCAAATTTTTCAATTTACTCAAGTCAATGTCTTCTGGGTTGCTGTCTTTTAATTTGCGTAAACTATTATTGGTAAACTCAACATAACGCCGACGACCGAGAATAGTTTCCACATAACCTTGAGATATCGCTTGTTTTTTTACCCCTTCCAAATATGCAAAAATTTGCGGGTAACGTTCATTAAACCGCTTAATAAACTCGTTAGCAATAGTTTTATCTATCCCCGTGGAACGGGAAAATCTCAGCGAACCCATCCCATAAATCACACCAAAATTGATGGTTTTAGCTATGCGGCGTTCATCTGATGTAATATCTGATTTTTCAAACACTAAACGGGCGGTGACAGTGTGAATATCTTCATTTTGCTGATATGCTTGCAATAATATCGGCTCTTGACTTAAATGAGCCAATATTCGCAACTCTATTTGTGAGTAATCAGCCGCCGCCATTAAGTATCCTGGTTCTGGCAAAAATGCCTTGCGAATTTGGCGACTAAAGGCTGTGCGAATGGGGATATTTTGTAAGTTGGGATTAGACGAAGATAACCGACCTGTGGCTGTTACTGTTTGATTAAAATTAGTATGAACTCGTTGAGTATCTGGACGGACTAATGCTGGTAAAGCATCTACATAAGTAGACTTTAATTTAGATAAAGTGCGGTACTCAATAATCGCATCCACAAACCCAGTTTGATCAACTTCTTGGAGTTTTTCTAATGTCGCCGCATCTGTAGAATAACCAGTTTGAATTTTTCGGGAATATTTGGTACTTAATCCTAGCTTTTCAAATAATATCAGGCTCAATTGTTTAGGAGAACCCAAGTTAAATGTTTCCCCTGCTATTGCAATTGCTGTTTCCTGCAACTTGGCTAAATCTATCTCTAACTGCTGCGATAGTTCGTGCAGATAAGCTGAATTAATGCAAACACCTGTATATTCCATCTCCGCTAAAACTTTTTCTAGCGGTTGTTCTACTTCTACTAATAATTTGTGCAAAGCGGGAAACTTTTCTAGTTCCTCTCGGAATTTTGGCACAAGTTGAAATGTGGCGTAGACTTGCAAACAGCAATAATCTGCTACAGATGCAATACTAATATCAGCAATGGTTTGACCTTTGGGAACTAAATCTTGATAATTTTTGAGAATTAATCCTAAATAACGCAGTGAGATATCATTCAGGTTGTGGGGAGTATCTGGATTGAGAACATAACTGGCTAACATGGGATCGAAAACAACTCCCGCCAGCTTAATTCCTTGACAGCGAAAAACTAAGCGGTCAAATTTGCTATTTTGGAAAGTCTTGGGATAATCAGCACTTGTAAGAATTGAACTAAGTTCTGCAAATACCACATCTTGACTCAAATTTTTTCCAGTTTTATGAGCCAAAGGAATATAAGCTGATTCATCTGGTTTTGTTCCCCAACAGCAGCCAATTCCCACTAAAGTAGCATCCCGTGGTTCTAAATCAGTGGTTTCTGTATCCCAAGCTACGGGGATGGCTGGGTTAGTGAATGTTTGCAGCAGTTTCACTAATTCGCTGAGTTTTTCTGGGGTGTTAATAATCTGTGGTTGAATTGGTGAAGCGGTTTGCTGTATTACGGCTGCTGTTTCATCAGCACTAAAAAACGATATATCATCATCTTCATAATTGCTGGAGTCTACTGTGGTTGTAACTGCTGAGATTTCCGCAATTTCTCCCCCAAAACGTTGCTGAAGTTCGTCTATTTTTCCCAAGAAATGATTGAATTCTAACTTTTCTAAAATAGGTGTGAGAAGGCTGGTATCAAATCCTGTGAATTTGCAGTTTTCTAAATCAATTTCTAGGGGAACGTCTAAAACAATTTTGGCTAAGTATTGCGATTTTTGAGCGTC
This genomic interval from Nodularia sp. LEGE 06071 contains the following:
- a CDS encoding family 10 glycosylhydrolase → MSNCPLNLVRTILFWRCLFATVFTSSLLISHFGIQPAQAQVTEYCQLSTAAEKAKEDLRLSALQGNQDAQNRYEQLLKQHAQDLQNCRNRTWPQTQAIWLRLYPCDIQRGSIDLVMDRIVNRGYNQIYVEVFSDGQVLLPAASNPTVWPSVVRTAGAENIDLLSVAIEKGRQRGLKVYAWVFTNNFGYTYAQRPDRAEAIARNGKGQISLALPENSSQLYIDPYNLQAKRDYYQMIQEVVRRRPDGILFDYVRYPRQAGSNSIATKVSDLWVFSPATQQALFNRAQNNKGRELIRRFLGKGYVTAGDINAIDQLHPQESEPMWQGRIPQPEQKSILSATERQPLLQVQLWQLAVAHAMQGILDFVALAAYPAQQQGIPSGAVFFPDGNQAIGRGYDSRLQPWDRFPNSLEWHPMSYSTCGNASCIVQEVQRVLKAAQPGTKVIPALAGSWGKSVSNRPSLEAQMQALRQATPQITGVSHFAYSWQFPEHDSDRKFCRVRLK
- a CDS encoding DUF4351 domain-containing protein, encoding MIDHDRLFKELLTTFFVEFLELFLPEVLTYLEQDSIEFLDKEVFTDVTAGERYEADLIVKVKFLGQDSCFLIHVENQSSKQPSFDKRMFRYFSRLYEKFDIPVYPVVLLSYDSPKTPETNVHEIAFPHKVILQFNYDVIQLNQLNWRDFLRQQNPVATALMAKMNIAPAERRQVKFECLRLLATLKLDPARMRLISGFIDTYLRLSPQEQKLLEDDIATIEPRQQEEVMQIVTSWMEEGMEKATLSLVMRQLPRRVGTLTPELEAQVQQLSLTQLEDLSVALLDFSSVEDLTAWLEQISATSSNQG
- the polA gene encoding DNA polymerase I, yielding MSQTSHPVTATRPTFILVDGHSLAYRSYFAFAKGRDGGLRTKAGIPTSICFGFLKCLLEVMATQQPQAMAIAFDLGLPTFRHEADDTYKADRPGTPEDFVPDLKNLQELLSGFNLPIFTAPGFEADDVLGTLSQKATAAGYKVKILTGDKDLFQLINPEQEITVLNFSPDALKRSTNSITEFSTEEVKAKLGVLPTQIVDYKALCGDKSDNIPGVRGIGEKTAVQLLSTYGSLEQIYAALDEIKGATQKKLATGREDAQKSQYLAKIVLDVPLEIDLENCKFTGFDTSLLTPILEKLEFNHFLGKIDELQQRFGGEIAEISAVTTTVDSSNYEDDDISFFSADETAAVIQQTASPIQPQIINTPEKLSELVKLLQTFTNPAIPVAWDTETTDLEPRDATLVGIGCCWGTKPDESAYIPLAHKTGKNLSQDVVFAELSSILTSADYPKTFQNSKFDRLVFRCQGIKLAGVVFDPMLASYVLNPDTPHNLNDISLRYLGLILKNYQDLVPKGQTIADISIASVADYCCLQVYATFQLVPKFREELEKFPALHKLLVEVEQPLEKVLAEMEYTGVCINSAYLHELSQQLEIDLAKLQETAIAIAGETFNLGSPKQLSLILFEKLGLSTKYSRKIQTGYSTDAATLEKLQEVDQTGFVDAIIEYRTLSKLKSTYVDALPALVRPDTQRVHTNFNQTVTATGRLSSSNPNLQNIPIRTAFSRQIRKAFLPEPGYLMAAADYSQIELRILAHLSQEPILLQAYQQNEDIHTVTARLVFEKSDITSDERRIAKTINFGVIYGMGSLRFSRSTGIDKTIANEFIKRFNERYPQIFAYLEGVKKQAISQGYVETILGRRRYVEFTNNSLRKLKDSNPEDIDLSKLKNLGAYDAGLLRSAANAPIQGSSADIIKIAMIRLHEVLPKYEARLLLQVHDELVFEVPPQKWEELQPQIKSVMENAVSLSVPLLVDVRAGDNWMETK